The DNA segment GGTGACGACGGCGACAGCGCCACCGCCGATACCGCTGTGGACTACGTGGACATGGCCGGCGATACGACGCAGGTGGCTGCGCCCGCCGCCAGGCCCGCAATCCCTGTGGCACCTGCTCCTCTGGGTGCGACCCCGACGCCCGCTGAGACTGCGGCCTACAATGCTGCGCTCGCCCAATACAATGCCGCTGTCGCCGCTTACCCTGGCCTGCTGCAAGCAGCTAAGAACGCCGACGCCCAGGGCTTCTACGGCTTCAGCACCGCACTCCCCACCACGGTGAACAAGGAAGGCAAGACCACCCTGTCCTTCGGCATCACCTTCGACAACGCGGGCAAGATCGACACCGCGACCAGCGCCACCACGGGTAAGTTCACCCCGAGCGCCGGTAAGCTGAACGTCAACAAGGTCGACGTGACCTTTGGTGTGCGTGCCGGGCTGCCCACTGCCGATTCCCGTTACCCCGATGTGACCCAAGACGACGTGACCTACCGTCCCCTGTTCTTCTTCTTCAAGCAGGGTACGGCGGCCTTCACCGTGGGCAACGCTCCTGTAACCGTGACCTTCGGCAAGGCGCTGAAGTTCAAGTTCAGCGATTACCTGTTCGACAACGACAAGACCGGACGCGGCGACGGCTACGTCGTCAAGGTGGACGGCAGCAACGTTCCCGTGATCGGCGCTTACAAGCCTGTGATCCAAGTGGTCTACGGCAGCCGTGGCGGTGCCGACGCGGTAAACCTGTACACCTCCGCGCTGGAAGACACTGACAACAACCCCGCCACCGATCCTATCAACGTCAACCGTGCTTCGGGCCTGTCCGACGGTGCATACAAGTACTACCGTGGTATCCGCGCGGAAATCACGCCTATCGGCACCCTGAAAGCTGGCATCAACTACGCTCAGGAAGGTCTGGACGACACCGGTCGTAAGATCGCCACCAACAATGCTGTTAACGGCGCAGTGACCAACGTTCCATCGGTTCAGCCCGGTACCGTTGTCGTGACCAGTAACGTCACCGCCTTCGGCGCGGACTTGCACGGCGCGGTTGCTGGCTGGCAGATTGACAGCGAGTACGCCCAGAGCAACGTGACCACCACCAGCTACGCACAGGGTACGGGCGTCGCCACCAACTCGTCCGCTACTCAGCGCGCGTTCTACGGCAAGGTTGCCGGCACCCTGGGACCCGTCAAGGTCTACAACGCCAACTACCGCAACATCACCGCTGGCTATGGTGCAACTGCTGGGATCATGGAAGCCAAGCCTGCCGATGGCGACAACGGCAGCACCGCGCCCTACTACCAAGACCAGACTGGCTTCGGCATCAAGGTCGGCGGCGCACTCGGCCCCGTGGCCGTGGGTGCGTACTACGACCGCGAAACCAACAACGCCAACGCTGCAAACAGCCTGATCACCGATCTGGGTGTGGCAGCCAAGGCCAATCTGTTCAATCTGGTGACGGTGCGCGGCGGTTACTACCAGTTCAACAAGGCTGCCAACGCCGACATTGTCAACAGTGTGAACGCGGTGAGAGGCAATGGCACCCGTTACACCGTGCGTGCTGACGTCACCCCCGGCTTCGGCCTGGCCGTCGGTGCCTACTACAACTACGTCTCCATCGGTGGTGCGCGTGCCCAGAGCGACGCCCAGCTCTTCCGCAACAGCAAGTACAGCAGCTACTTCGGTCTGGCGAACAACGAGTTCCTGGATTCCAGCGGCTGCGGTGCCGATCACCCCGGTATCTCTTCCTCTGACACCGACGGTGTGGGCGGCGCGCTGAGCTTCTCGCTGGCCAACTTCACCGACAAGACCTGCTACACCGAGTACGGTGCGGAACTGACCCACAACGGCAAGGATGCCAACGCGCTGGTCAAGGACCTGACCTTCCGGGTGGGCTACGCTTCCCGTTACCGCGCCTTCACTAACACCTTCAGCAACGGCTTCACCTACGGCGACGTGCTGTACGGTAAGAAGATCGGGATCGCTCAGGTGGACCTCAAGGCGGCCTTCGGCATCGACCGCTACACCGACAACGAGCGCAACCGCAACGATCTGGCGCCCAACACCAACAGTGTGGCCAACAGCAATGCGGCGGCCATCGGCGTCAAGGTCGTCACCGATCCTCTGAACGTGATCTTCAAGCCCAGCTTCGAGGGTCAGGTCGGGTACTACACCCGCAGCCACGATTACGGCAACTTCCAGAATCCTGGCAACGCCGTTCCCAACAACATCAACCAGGATTACACCTCCAATGCCATCAAGTACTCGGCGGGCGTCAAGCTCAACGAGTTCCTGCTGCCCAACACCAAGCTGGCCGTGTACTACGCTGGCTACCAGGGCACCAACCGCGCCTACACCCCCTTCGTGACCGATACGGCAGGCAAGTACTCCGACGTCAACACCGGCGGCGCACGTGTCAGCCAGGACCTGTTGTACGTGGAAGGCAACTACTACGATCTGTCCTTCGGCTACGGCGTGGGCAACCTGCGTCTGCGCGGCGGCAATGCCACCACGGCTCCTGCCGATGCACGCGGCCAGGTCTTCAAGATCAGCTACAAGGTCAACTTCTAAGCCCCATCCGGTTGACCGCGTAACTCCACCCTTCGTCCTGTTTCCTAAAGGCCCCCGCCCAGTGCGGGGGTTTTTCATTGTCCTGTTTTGCTGTTGTCCCTGTCTTTCTCTGTCGGCGCGCGCGCCCCCGCCGCAGCCGCTAAACTCCCTGCATGCTTCCCGTGTTCGGACACCTCAATCCAGATACCGACGCCATCGCCTCCGCGCTGGTATACGCCCACCTGCTGTCTCGGCAGGGCATAGACGCTCAGGCTTACCGTCTGGGCGACCTGAATTTCGAGACCCCATTCGTGCTGGAGCGCGCTGGAGTCGAAGCTCCCCCTCTGCTCCCAATGCTGGACGCTGGTACGTCGGTGGCACTGGTAGACCACAACGAGCGCGCCCAATCCGCGCCCAATCTGGCGGACCTTCAGGTGACGCATGTGGTCGATCACCACAAGCTGGGGGACCTGACCACCATGCAGCCCGCCTTTCTGCGTTTTGAACCCGTCGGCTGCACGGCCACGCTGCTGCTCAAGCTGCACCGTGAGGCCCGCCTGAAAGTGGAACAGGCCGACGCCTGGCTGATGCTCAGCGCCATTCTCAGCGATACCCTGCATTTCCGTAGCCCCACCACCACCCCGGATGACCGCGAGGCGGTGGCATTCCTGGCCCCGATTGCCGGACTGCGCGACGTGACGGCCTACGCACTGGAGATGTTTGCCGCCAAGAGCGATCTGGGCGACACGCCCGCCGCCGAGCTGCTGAAGATGGATTACAAGGTCTTTCCCTTCGGCGATCCGGCGAGGCCGCAAAGCTGGGGCCTGGGCGTGATCGAGACCACCAACCCCGGCTATGTATTTGGGCGGCAGGTGGAGTTGCTGGACGCCATGCGGGCCGCGAAGGCTGCCGACGGTCTGGACGGCGTGCTGCTGGGTGTGGTGGATATTCTGAACGAGACCAATCGGTTGCTGGTGGCAGGTGAGGCCGAGGCGGCAGTGGTGCAGCAGGTTTTCGGTGCGCTCACGCTGGACGATGTGGCCGATCTGGGAGGGCGCATCAGCCGCAAGAAACAGATCGTGCCCGCACTGGAAAAGCATTTCGAGACGCACTCCTGAATCCCGATGAACACTTGAACTGGCTGTTTGCCCGCCAGCGCTTCGGCGTGCATCCGGGGCTGGGGCGGGTACAGGAGCTGCTGGCCCGCGTGGGCAACCCGCAACATGCCTTTCAGACCGTGCTGGTAGGGGGCACCAATGGCAAGGGCAGCACGGCGGCGGTGTTGGCATCCATTCTGAAGGCGGACGGGCGGCGCACGGGCCTTTTTACCAGTCCTCACCTGACCCATTTTGCCGAGCGTTTTCAGGTGGACGGCCAGGACTTGCCCACAGAGACCGTTGGTGCGGGGCTGGACCGCCTGCGCCCCCACGCCGAAAATACGGGCGCGACGTTCTTTGAGATCGTCACGGCGCTGGGTGCGCTGCTGTTTGCGGAGGCTGGCGTCGAGGTGGCTGTGATGGAAGTGGGTCTGGGCGGACGTCTGGATTCCACCAATGCTCTGGACCCCGTGCTGAGTGTGATCACCAACGTGGCGCTGGACCACACCGAGATCCTGGGAAATACGCTGGAAGCGATTGCCGCCGAGAAGGCCGGAATCTTACGCCCAGGCCGTCCTGCCGTGACGGGTGTAGCGGCGGACCTTCTGCCCCTGTTACGGGCCACCGGGGCGGACCTGTGGGCGCTGGGGCAGGAATTGCGGGTTCAGACCCGTTCGCTGGGCTGGCAGGGCGCAGAGGTGGGCCTGAAGCTGCCGGAGGCCGCCCTGGAATTCCAGACCCCGCTGCTGGGCGCACACGGAGCACGGAATGCGGCGCTGGCGGCGGCGGCGGCGTGGCGGCTGGGTGTGGACGAGACGGCGATCCAGGCGGGTGTGGCGGCAGCACGCTGGCCCGGACGCCTTGAAGTGTTGCCCTGGTGTGGCGGGCGCGTCCTTCTGGACGGCGCGCACAATCCCGACGGCGCGCGGGCGCTGGCCGCCACGCTGCTCGAACTGGGTGTTCCCCCGCTGCCCGTCATCTTCGGTGCGGCGGGCGACAAGGATGTGGGCGGCGTGGTGGAGGCCCTGCGCCCACACATCTCGCACGCGGTTCTGACGCGGGCCACCCTCAGCCCGCGCGCGGCTACAGCGGCGGACCTTGCCCCGCTGTTCGCAGGGTTGCCCGTCATCCTGACCGATTCGCCAGACGAAGCACTGGCTGGCCTGAACGCTCTGAAGGCCCCGTTGTCGCTGGCCTGCGGCAGCCTGTACCTGATCGGTGAACTGCGCCCGCTGTTGCTGGGCACGGCGGGCGAGGACCGGGAGCGCTGGCAGTAGCCCTGATAGAAAACGCTTACTCGCCGGTTTCCGCGCGGTAGGCCGCCTGCACCTTCGCCAGCCCCGGTGCGAGGGCCAGGGCGCGCAGTAGCGGCCCGCTGATTTTCAGCTTTCCGGCGGTCATGGCCGCCACCGCATTCAGGTCGCCGTGCCAGAAAGCGTGCGCCGTCTCGCCACTCATGGCGAAGGTCAGGTCACTCTCTGCGTCGCGGGCGGCCTGCCCCCGGCTCAGCACGGCGGTCTGTCCGTCCCTGCCGTCCACCCGCAACCACGCGTCTGGGTCATGGATGGCAAAGGTCAGGGCCAGCCGCCCCTGTGTGGGGCCGGGATCGGCGGCCTTCAGGAAGACCCTCATCAGCAGGTCTTCGAGTTCTTCACCGGTCTGAAAGGGCAGGGAGCTCACGCTCTCCAGCCCAGCCCAGATGCCGCCTCATAACCGTATGATTTATGGCAATTGCTCGTGTAGCACAGTCTTGAGCTGACTTTCACAGGGCGGCCCCGCGTACATACTCTGCCGTCTATCGGGCGTTACATAAGCAGGCAAGATCAATTCAAGGAGGTACAAAGAATGAATCAGCAATTACAGCAGACCATCCAGGCCCTTTCGGGCGGCGTAGCAGGTGTGGACGCCCAGACGGCAGTCAGCAACGTGACGAGCTGGCACGGCACGTTGGACGGCGTTCCCGGAGCGGAAAGCGTCACCAGCATGCTGGCACAGCTCAAGAGCGCACTGGAAGGCGGCGACCTCGCCGGCGCAGCCGCAATGCTGCCCGACCTGGGCAGCGAAACCAGCAAGCTGGCCTCCGCCGCACCCGCAGAGGATCAGGAAGGTCTGCGTCAACTCGGCTCCGCTCTGGGCGGCAAGTAAGCCAGAGCAGGACTCATCTCATCAGAAGGGGGGCCGTTGCTGGCTCCCCTTTTTGTTTTTTTCCTGCCTGCGGGTGGGGATTTTTTTTGGTCCAAGAACGCCCCTGCCCCGTATGCTGACCCCGATGCCCCATCTCTCGTTTACTGTGGAACCGCTGTCGGAGATCGTTCCCGCCGTGCGTGCGGCGCTGGAGGGTGGGCAAGAGGTCACCCTCGAAATTCCCGATCCCGACGCGGGGCTGGGCCTTTACGCGGGCGAGCTATACACGGGCGTGGCTGGCCCCGCTGGGCGGCACCGGCCCTGGAGTGCCTGGGCCGATCTGGCTGACGCGCTGGGCGCGCACCTGCTGACGCCGCAGCCGTTCGGGCCGGGCCGCGCCCGCTTCGGCCTGCGCCGTTACGCTGCCGCGCCTGCCCCCGATGCAGGCGGCTACGGCGTGGGTGGCGACTGGGCGCGGGTGGACAAGCTGGAAGATCCGGTGCTTCTTCTGACGCTGGTAGAGGCGCTGCGCCGAATTAATCCCCCGGCGGGGGGGCGCGTGCTGGCACTGGGCGTGAACAGCGGGCGCGAGCTGGACGCGCTGGCGCTGGCCTTTCCTGAACGGCTCAGCCCGGATCGACACCTTCTGGATCAACACTTCCCGGATCGACACTTTGAAATCGTGGGTCTGGACACCGATGCCTCGGCGCTGGATGTAGCGCGCGGCAGATTTCCGCGTGCCGAATTTCTGGAACTGGACGTGGCTGAATTGCCAGTTCCTGCGCTGGGCCGCTTCGATCTGATTCTGGCCCTCAGCCTGCTCCAGAGTCCGGGGGTGCGGCGTGACGTGCTGCTCAAAGCGCTATGCAGGCACCATCTGACCGAAATCGGCGGACTGGTGCTGGGCTTTCCAAACGCCCGTTACCGTGACGGACTGCTCAGCTACGGCGCACGCATGAAGAATTTTGCGCGCCCGGACCTGAGCCTGCTGTGCGCCGACGTGACCGACACCCGCCGCGATCTGCAAAAACGTGGCTTTCAGGTGTTCGTGACTGGCAAATATGAGGTCTTGCTGACCGCGCTTCCAGTTGAACGTCGTATAGGACGTGAATTGAGTTTGTAGCCCTTCATACGAAGCTGGAGGGCAACCCACACATTAAAAAGCTATCCCCCTGGGTCCCCCCGGCGGGGGTATTTTCTGATCTTCCCAGCTAAACATGAATTCTGATGTTGTGAAGAATCCTGTCTGGAATGGGTTCCAGCGCTATATTTATAATCTCATATTTCTCATTTTAGATATCAATGATCAGGGCGTCTGCAAATTCCAGTCAGCAATGTAAGTAATGCGTAAGAGCAAGATTTTTAACCTCAGTGCAGGAAAAAAAGTTTCACTGACACTTCACACACGCCTTCATCTCAAGTTCATTTTTACAGGAGACCCCCATGAAACGCCATGCGCCCACCCTGCTCGTCACGCTGCTGCTCTGCGGCGCAGTCAGTGCGTTTGCCCAGGGAGGTGGCCCCATCAGCCTGAAGTTGAGCATGCTGGCGGTCAAGTCCATCAAGATCGACGGCAAGCCCAGCGAGCAACTGCTGCCCAATCCTGGCAGTGTCAACCCCGGCGACGTGATCAGTCAGGTGGTCAGCGTGCAGAACACCACGGCCAAAACCGTCCGTGATCTGCC comes from the Deinococcus sp. AJ005 genome and includes:
- a CDS encoding manganese-dependent inorganic pyrophosphatase — translated: MLPVFGHLNPDTDAIASALVYAHLLSRQGIDAQAYRLGDLNFETPFVLERAGVEAPPLLPMLDAGTSVALVDHNERAQSAPNLADLQVTHVVDHHKLGDLTTMQPAFLRFEPVGCTATLLLKLHREARLKVEQADAWLMLSAILSDTLHFRSPTTTPDDREAVAFLAPIAGLRDVTAYALEMFAAKSDLGDTPAAELLKMDYKVFPFGDPARPQSWGLGVIETTNPGYVFGRQVELLDAMRAAKAADGLDGVLLGVVDILNETNRLLVAGEAEAAVVQQVFGALTLDDVADLGGRISRKKQIVPALEKHFETHS
- a CDS encoding SCP2 sterol-binding domain-containing protein encodes the protein MSSLPFQTGEELEDLLMRVFLKAADPGPTQGRLALTFAIHDPDAWLRVDGRDGQTAVLSRGQAARDAESDLTFAMSGETAHAFWHGDLNAVAAMTAGKLKISGPLLRALALAPGLAKVQAAYRAETGE
- a CDS encoding class I SAM-dependent methyltransferase yields the protein MPHLSFTVEPLSEIVPAVRAALEGGQEVTLEIPDPDAGLGLYAGELYTGVAGPAGRHRPWSAWADLADALGAHLLTPQPFGPGRARFGLRRYAAAPAPDAGGYGVGGDWARVDKLEDPVLLLTLVEALRRINPPAGGRVLALGVNSGRELDALALAFPERLSPDRHLLDQHFPDRHFEIVGLDTDASALDVARGRFPRAEFLELDVAELPVPALGRFDLILALSLLQSPGVRRDVLLKALCRHHLTEIGGLVLGFPNARYRDGLLSYGARMKNFARPDLSLLCADVTDTRRDLQKRGFQVFVTGKYEVLLTALPVERRIGRELSL
- a CDS encoding folylpolyglutamate synthase/dihydrofolate synthase family protein — protein: MNWLFARQRFGVHPGLGRVQELLARVGNPQHAFQTVLVGGTNGKGSTAAVLASILKADGRRTGLFTSPHLTHFAERFQVDGQDLPTETVGAGLDRLRPHAENTGATFFEIVTALGALLFAEAGVEVAVMEVGLGGRLDSTNALDPVLSVITNVALDHTEILGNTLEAIAAEKAGILRPGRPAVTGVAADLLPLLRATGADLWALGQELRVQTRSLGWQGAEVGLKLPEAALEFQTPLLGAHGARNAALAAAAAWRLGVDETAIQAGVAAARWPGRLEVLPWCGGRVLLDGAHNPDGARALAATLLELGVPPLPVIFGAAGDKDVGGVVEALRPHISHAVLTRATLSPRAATAADLAPLFAGLPVILTDSPDEALAGLNALKAPLSLACGSLYLIGELRPLLLGTAGEDRERWQ
- a CDS encoding S-layer homology domain-containing protein; the protein is MKKSLLVLTAALAFGMAAAQTEAPASAPQVPALTDVPAGHWAKDAIDRLVSQGIILGYPDGTYRGTQNLTRYEAAVIIARLLDQVRTGEVPASSMDAETLTALQNAIQELAADLAALGVRVSDLEENAVSRDDFTRLENRVEELVAGNGTAPAGDAEAVANIQAQIDDLTARADDYDTLRADVDDNASSIAALNDLTVLLNQDILNLQDRTSAIEAAQADLVQKADFDTLSGRVGTVEGRVTKVETSVGDLTNRVTQLEKYAFSLRPSLSATYYVARGTRDMDFDRLIPGTVFSTGDDGDSATADTAVDYVDMAGDTTQVAAPAARPAIPVAPAPLGATPTPAETAAYNAALAQYNAAVAAYPGLLQAAKNADAQGFYGFSTALPTTVNKEGKTTLSFGITFDNAGKIDTATSATTGKFTPSAGKLNVNKVDVTFGVRAGLPTADSRYPDVTQDDVTYRPLFFFFKQGTAAFTVGNAPVTVTFGKALKFKFSDYLFDNDKTGRGDGYVVKVDGSNVPVIGAYKPVIQVVYGSRGGADAVNLYTSALEDTDNNPATDPINVNRASGLSDGAYKYYRGIRAEITPIGTLKAGINYAQEGLDDTGRKIATNNAVNGAVTNVPSVQPGTVVVTSNVTAFGADLHGAVAGWQIDSEYAQSNVTTTSYAQGTGVATNSSATQRAFYGKVAGTLGPVKVYNANYRNITAGYGATAGIMEAKPADGDNGSTAPYYQDQTGFGIKVGGALGPVAVGAYYDRETNNANAANSLITDLGVAAKANLFNLVTVRGGYYQFNKAANADIVNSVNAVRGNGTRYTVRADVTPGFGLAVGAYYNYVSIGGARAQSDAQLFRNSKYSSYFGLANNEFLDSSGCGADHPGISSSDTDGVGGALSFSLANFTDKTCYTEYGAELTHNGKDANALVKDLTFRVGYASRYRAFTNTFSNGFTYGDVLYGKKIGIAQVDLKAAFGIDRYTDNERNRNDLAPNTNSVANSNAAAIGVKVVTDPLNVIFKPSFEGQVGYYTRSHDYGNFQNPGNAVPNNINQDYTSNAIKYSAGVKLNEFLLPNTKLAVYYAGYQGTNRAYTPFVTDTAGKYSDVNTGGARVSQDLLYVEGNYYDLSFGYGVGNLRLRGGNATTAPADARGQVFKISYKVNF